Proteins encoded in a region of the Zea mays cultivar B73 chromosome 2, Zm-B73-REFERENCE-NAM-5.0, whole genome shotgun sequence genome:
- the LOC100381642 gene encoding uncharacterized protein isoform X1, whose amino-acid sequence MNASRKSSHLSSKDSAETARDIITTSGQIQPLKIPDAVAALAQAAAKANGETEKYLPGWPLFSPPKVQLDKCTKCSREFCSAINFRRHTRVHRRSLKIDRDFPKNRDLLAAFWNKLTVDDASKILSLTGVVIEGVTGSSILTALSSWMCKPGYASLPVAYARAGSELLDLIQAKPSMHLPVSSDELFSLLDEASEKTFLCTNTAACIQKFLFDGEVEKIATELKNVVSCASYMLEQKLLEAWCADKTAEALRCQKLLEDEEEAAQKRQAELMERKRMKKLRQKEQRLKNLKDEDATVQSPEIMDDATCSTAIQSVNSIYDPDCFEQEESQYLQFPALITLETDNDFNVDLPVEDISCDLGPEMDKGVVLRQQVVSRHHLGRTEKLAESSILSGSVVTSKHAALARPSNYKDPNVCSAPSRNKTCELKLRSEIEEQCQKHELDVDERGIGPSKNSRVLIGSIIVAIKDCSEHLLDLGSKNDPVPPNVKTKKHASVKVVQQVTHEGNRNEGVPDSDNRSSLSVTTDEISYSTCCDADLAVDEHLQCTTFSSEEATAFLSQRWKEAIAADHVKLVVS is encoded by the exons ATGAACGCGTCCAGGAAATCCAGCCATCTCTCCAGCAAGGACAGTGCAGAGACCGCGAGGGATATCATCACCACGTCCGGCCAAATCCAACCCCTCAAAATCCCGGACGCTGTTGCTGCGCTCGCACAGGCTGCTGCAAAGGCAAATGGTGAGACCGAGAAAT ATCTTCCAGGGTGGCCGTTGTTCTCGCCTCCTAAGGTGCAGTTGGACAAGTGTACCAAGTGCTCCAGAGAATTCTGTTCTGCAATCAACTTCCGGAGGCACACACGTGTTCATCGTAGATCCCTCAAGATAGATAGG GATTTTCCAAAGAATAGAGACCTTCTCGCTGCATTCTGGAATAAA CTCACTGTGGATGATGCCAGCAAAATTTTGTCCTTGACAGGTGTTGTTATTGAG GGTGTAACTGGTTCATCAATTTTGACAGCACTGTCATCATGGATGTGTAAaccagggtatgcttcgttgccaGTTGCATATGCCAGAGCTGGCAGTGAGCTTCTG GATCTAATTCAAGCAAAGCCTTCAATGCATCTGCCTGTTTCATCGGATGAACTATTTAGTTTGCTCGATGAAGCAAGTGAAAAAACATTTCTTTGCACAAATACAGCTGCTTGTATACAGAAGTTTTTATTTGATGGAGAGGTAGAAAAAATTGCAACTGAGTTGAAAAATGTTGTTTCGTGCGCTAGTTACATGCTTGAACAAAAGCTG CTTGAAGCATGGTGTGCTGATAAGACTGCTGAAGCATTAAGATGCCAGAAGTTGCTGGAGGATGAAGAGGAAGCTGCTCAGAAAAG GCAAGCCGAACTGATGGAAAGGAAGCGGATGAAGAAACTTAGGCAGAAAGAACAGAGGTTAAAAAACCTCAAGGATGAGGATGCGACAGTTCAGTCACCTGAAATCATGGATGATGCGACATGTTCTACTGCCATTCAAAGTGTGAATTCCATTTATGATCCTGACTGTTTTGAGCAAGAAGAATCGCAGTATCTTCAATTTCCAGCACTAATTACTTTGGAAACTGACAATGATTTTAATGTGGACCTACCAGTAGAAGATATCAGTTGTGATTTGGGGCCTGAAATGGATAAAGGTGTTGTATTAAGGCAACAAGTTGTTTCAAGGCATCATTTAGGCAGAACGGAGAAGCTTGCTGAAAGTAGCATTTTATCTGGTTCCGTAGTTACTTCAAAGCATGCAGCTTTAGCAAGGCCTTCAAATTACAAGGATCCAAATGTCTGTTCTGCACCAAGTAGAAACAAAACTTGTGAATTGAAACTACGGTCTGAGATTGAAGAACAGTGCCAAAAACATGAGTTAGATGTAGATGAACGTGGCATTGGTCCTAGCAAAAACTCTCGTGTGCTAATAGGATCTATAATTGTCGCAATTAAAGATTGTAGTGAACACTTGCTGGACTTAGGTTCCAAGAATGACCCAGTACCTCCCAATGTAAAGACAAAGAAACATGCATCAGTCAAGGTGGTGCAACAAGTTACCCATGAGGGAAACAGAAATGAAGGTGTTCCTGATAGTGATAACCGTTCTAGCCTCAGTGTTACTACAGATGAAATCAGTTATTCAACCTGCTGCGATGCAGATTTGGCAGTGGATGAACATTTACAATGCACCACGTTTTCCAGTGAAGAAGCGACAGCCTTTCTTTCTCAAA GATGGAAAGAAGCAATAGCCGCCGATCACGTGAAACTTGTTGTGTCCTGA
- the LOC100381642 gene encoding uncharacterized protein LOC100381642 has translation MNASRKSSHLSSKDSAETARDIITTSGQIQPLKIPDAVAALAQAAAKANDLPGWPLFSPPKVQLDKCTKCSREFCSAINFRRHTRVHRRSLKIDRDFPKNRDLLAAFWNKLTVDDASKILSLTGVVIEGVTGSSILTALSSWMCKPGYASLPVAYARAGSELLDLIQAKPSMHLPVSSDELFSLLDEASEKTFLCTNTAACIQKFLFDGEVEKIATELKNVVSCASYMLEQKLLEAWCADKTAEALRCQKLLEDEEEAAQKRQAELMERKRMKKLRQKEQRLKNLKDEDATVQSPEIMDDATCSTAIQSVNSIYDPDCFEQEESQYLQFPALITLETDNDFNVDLPVEDISCDLGPEMDKGVVLRQQVVSRHHLGRTEKLAESSILSGSVVTSKHAALARPSNYKDPNVCSAPSRNKTCELKLRSEIEEQCQKHELDVDERGIGPSKNSRVLIGSIIVAIKDCSEHLLDLGSKNDPVPPNVKTKKHASVKVVQQVTHEGNRNEGVPDSDNRSSLSVTTDEISYSTCCDADLAVDEHLQCTTFSSEEATAFLSQRWKEAIAADHVKLVVS, from the exons ATGAACGCGTCCAGGAAATCCAGCCATCTCTCCAGCAAGGACAGTGCAGAGACCGCGAGGGATATCATCACCACGTCCGGCCAAATCCAACCCCTCAAAATCCCGGACGCTGTTGCTGCGCTCGCACAGGCTGCTGCAAAGGCAAATG ATCTTCCAGGGTGGCCGTTGTTCTCGCCTCCTAAGGTGCAGTTGGACAAGTGTACCAAGTGCTCCAGAGAATTCTGTTCTGCAATCAACTTCCGGAGGCACACACGTGTTCATCGTAGATCCCTCAAGATAGATAGG GATTTTCCAAAGAATAGAGACCTTCTCGCTGCATTCTGGAATAAA CTCACTGTGGATGATGCCAGCAAAATTTTGTCCTTGACAGGTGTTGTTATTGAG GGTGTAACTGGTTCATCAATTTTGACAGCACTGTCATCATGGATGTGTAAaccagggtatgcttcgttgccaGTTGCATATGCCAGAGCTGGCAGTGAGCTTCTG GATCTAATTCAAGCAAAGCCTTCAATGCATCTGCCTGTTTCATCGGATGAACTATTTAGTTTGCTCGATGAAGCAAGTGAAAAAACATTTCTTTGCACAAATACAGCTGCTTGTATACAGAAGTTTTTATTTGATGGAGAGGTAGAAAAAATTGCAACTGAGTTGAAAAATGTTGTTTCGTGCGCTAGTTACATGCTTGAACAAAAGCTG CTTGAAGCATGGTGTGCTGATAAGACTGCTGAAGCATTAAGATGCCAGAAGTTGCTGGAGGATGAAGAGGAAGCTGCTCAGAAAAG GCAAGCCGAACTGATGGAAAGGAAGCGGATGAAGAAACTTAGGCAGAAAGAACAGAGGTTAAAAAACCTCAAGGATGAGGATGCGACAGTTCAGTCACCTGAAATCATGGATGATGCGACATGTTCTACTGCCATTCAAAGTGTGAATTCCATTTATGATCCTGACTGTTTTGAGCAAGAAGAATCGCAGTATCTTCAATTTCCAGCACTAATTACTTTGGAAACTGACAATGATTTTAATGTGGACCTACCAGTAGAAGATATCAGTTGTGATTTGGGGCCTGAAATGGATAAAGGTGTTGTATTAAGGCAACAAGTTGTTTCAAGGCATCATTTAGGCAGAACGGAGAAGCTTGCTGAAAGTAGCATTTTATCTGGTTCCGTAGTTACTTCAAAGCATGCAGCTTTAGCAAGGCCTTCAAATTACAAGGATCCAAATGTCTGTTCTGCACCAAGTAGAAACAAAACTTGTGAATTGAAACTACGGTCTGAGATTGAAGAACAGTGCCAAAAACATGAGTTAGATGTAGATGAACGTGGCATTGGTCCTAGCAAAAACTCTCGTGTGCTAATAGGATCTATAATTGTCGCAATTAAAGATTGTAGTGAACACTTGCTGGACTTAGGTTCCAAGAATGACCCAGTACCTCCCAATGTAAAGACAAAGAAACATGCATCAGTCAAGGTGGTGCAACAAGTTACCCATGAGGGAAACAGAAATGAAGGTGTTCCTGATAGTGATAACCGTTCTAGCCTCAGTGTTACTACAGATGAAATCAGTTATTCAACCTGCTGCGATGCAGATTTGGCAGTGGATGAACATTTACAATGCACCACGTTTTCCAGTGAAGAAGCGACAGCCTTTCTTTCTCAAA GATGGAAAGAAGCAATAGCCGCCGATCACGTGAAACTTGTTGTGTCCTGA
- the LOC100280107 gene encoding uncharacterized protein isoform X1: protein MDEEEVHIAVGKNSRKEKANILWAAANFPRATIVLVHVHWPSKWMPFMGGKVLYKFADEKEKEMHRGREMKVMVNMLSQYKKMCGTRKVSAHYLTHDDTVAGVVNLIKKLKIKRIVIGSRNMSRQVVVRQCCQVWLVLNGKHISTSNDHLEYSENIGYGGGSSGILASIHELGEESDGYVTPRSDLVDETMDEESAEMNDSDQLVTEDETLTEQGTEESVTSEDMENFFQENADQSDEIQNFRNIADKAEKIMEEIDRLQKKLKQLQGEERNHDERSLSPRQMAASLKRKSLSEPRYPELQIPENIEQFSMSQIEKATDNFHSRNFIGGGGYGPVYKGKVGSTSVAIKLLKPRGRQGFSEYQQEVVVLSKLEHPHIVRLIGVCPESCGLVYEHLPNGTLKDRLSKGLLWKDRVRILGELRSALAYLHSRRPHAIIHADVKLTNILLDAGNASRLGDFGTARAVHVKPLEEETIGRRTNPMGTAGYMDPVFFMTGELTTESDVYAFGMVILQMLTGLLDLNVAEQAREAVKMDAVHSVLDASAGPWPEVQAEKLMKLALRCCSLERRRRPAITSDAEWRSLDILRAMVNPASKSWKWNSHAS from the exons ATGGACGAGGAAGAGGTCCATATCGCAGTTGGGAAGAACTCAAGAAAGGAGAAAGCCAACATACTGTGGGCCGCCGCCAATTTCCCCAGGGCCACCATCGTTCTTGTCCATGTTCACTGGCCCTCCAAGTGGATGCCTTTCA TGGGTGGCAAAGTGCTATACAAGTTCGCTGATGAGAAGGAGAAGGAGATGCATAGAGGCAGAGAAATGAAAGTAATGGTCAATATGTTATCACAGTACAAAAAAATGTGCGGGACGAGAAAG GTTAGTGCACATTACCTTACACATGATGACACTGTTGCCGGTGTTGTGAACCTCATAAAGAAGCTCAAAATTAAAAGAATAGTCATCGGTTCAAG GAACATGTCAAGGCAAGTTGTGGTTCGCCAGTGCTGTCAGGTTTGGCTGGTACTCAACGGCAAACACATCTCCACCAG CAATGATCACCTGGAATATAGTGAAAATATAGGATATGGAGGGGGGAGCTCAGGTATTTTGGCATCTATACATGAGCTAGGTGAGGAATCTGACGGCTACGTGACACCACGAAGTGATCTT GTAGACGAAACCATGGATGAGGAGTCGGCTGAAATGAATGATTCTGATCAATTAGTAACG GAAGATGAAACATTGACTGAACAAGGCACAGAGGAATCAGTCACTTCTGAAGACATGGAAAACTTTTTTCAAGAGAATGCTGATCAGTCTGATGAGATACAGAATTTCAGAAACATAGCTGACAAGGCTGAAAAAATCATG gagGAAATAGACCGGCTGCAAAAGAAACTGAAACAGCTGCAAGGAGAGGAGCGTAATCACGACGAGAGGAGCTTGTCACCTAGACAAATGGCTGCGTCACTGAAGCGAAAGAGTCTATCAGAGCCTAGATATCCAGAGCTGCAGATTCCAGAGAACATTGAACAATTCTCGATGTCGCAAATCGAAAAGGCGACCGACAACTTCCACTCAAGAAATTTCATCGGAGGAGGAGGTTATGGCCCAGTCTACAAGGGAAAAGTGGGCAGCACATCAGTGGCTATTAAGCTGCTGAAGCCTCGTGGTAGACAAGGTTTCTCAGAGTATCAGCAAGAG GTGGTGGTGCTGAGCAAATTGGAGCACCCACACATCGTGAGGCTGATTGGCGTGTGCCCGGAGTCGTGCGGCCTGGTGTACGAGCACCTCCCCAACGGCACGCTCAAGGACAGGCTCTCCAAGGGCCTCCTGTGGAAGGACCGCGTCAGGATCCTCGGCGAGCTGCGCTCTGCGCTGGCGTACCTCCACTCCAGGCGGCCCCACGCCATCATCCACGCCGACGTGAAGCTGACCAACATCCTCCTGGACGCCGGCAACGCGAGCCGGCTGGGAGACTTCGGGACGGCGCGGGCGGTGCACGTGAAACCGCTGGAGGAGGAGACCATCGGCCGCCGCACGAACCCGATGGGCACGGCGGGGTACATGGACCCCGTGTTCTTCATGACCGGCGAGCTCACAACGGAGTCGGACGTGTACGCGTTCGGCATGGTGATTCTGCAGATGCTCACGGGGCTGCTGGATCTCAACGTCGCGGAGCAGGCGCGCGAGGCGGTGAAGATGGACGCCGTGCACAGCGTGCTGGACGCGTCCGCCGGGCCCTGGCCGGAGGTGCAGGCCGAGAAGCTCATGAAGCTGGCGCTCAGGTGCTGCAGCCTGGAGAGGAGGCGGCGACCGGCGATCACGTCCGATGCCGAGTGGAGATCGCTCGACATCCTACGGGCTATGGTAAACCCAGCTAGTAAATCCTGGAAATGGAATTCCCATGCCAGCTGA